A region from the Pirellulaceae bacterium genome encodes:
- the ribD gene encoding bifunctional diaminohydroxyphosphoribosylaminopyrimidine deaminase/5-amino-6-(5-phosphoribosylamino)uracil reductase RibD: protein MNANLVDVNMMTRAIELAARGQGRVEPNPMVGCVIARADQIIGEGWHNDFGGPHAEVAAIQSAKQDLQLSTIYVTLEPCCHHGKTPPCSEAIRKAGISRVVVAQQDPFPQVAGKGIAELRNAGLQVDLGVCESEAELLIAPFRKRIVTGRPWVIAKWAMTLDGKIATHTGNSQWISSEASRQIVHCLRARVDAILVGSGTAAKDNPQLTARPAGVRQAARVVVDSNATLALSSQLVKTARETPVLVAVKTGGDPQRQQALEAAGCQLVQCDGDDHLQRLDSLLRQLSGRSMTNLLVEGGGGLLGNLLQIHQIDEVHAFIAPKLAGGQTAISPIGGAGFDTMDQAIELKSPQTQFVGPDLYIHGHLAAPKPNPLED from the coding sequence CGAACCCGATGGTTGGCTGTGTGATTGCCAGGGCAGATCAAATCATCGGAGAAGGTTGGCACAACGATTTTGGTGGCCCGCACGCTGAAGTCGCCGCCATTCAAAGTGCCAAGCAAGATCTGCAACTTAGTACTATCTATGTCACACTCGAGCCGTGTTGCCACCACGGCAAGACTCCCCCCTGCTCCGAAGCCATTCGTAAAGCTGGCATTTCCCGAGTCGTCGTGGCACAACAAGATCCCTTTCCGCAGGTCGCGGGAAAAGGCATCGCGGAGTTGCGAAATGCAGGGCTTCAGGTCGACCTGGGAGTCTGTGAGTCCGAAGCCGAACTACTGATCGCTCCGTTTCGCAAACGAATCGTCACGGGACGTCCCTGGGTGATTGCCAAATGGGCAATGACACTCGACGGAAAAATCGCCACACATACTGGCAACAGCCAGTGGATCTCTTCCGAAGCTTCGCGTCAGATCGTGCATTGTTTACGAGCAAGAGTCGATGCCATCCTGGTCGGCAGCGGAACGGCCGCCAAGGATAACCCGCAACTGACCGCTCGACCGGCCGGCGTTCGCCAAGCCGCCCGCGTGGTGGTGGATTCAAACGCCACACTGGCTTTGAGTAGCCAACTGGTCAAAACCGCGCGCGAAACACCCGTGCTGGTGGCTGTCAAAACAGGCGGCGATCCGCAGCGCCAACAAGCTCTGGAAGCTGCTGGTTGCCAACTTGTCCAATGCGATGGTGACGATCACCTGCAACGACTGGACTCGTTGTTGCGACAACTTTCCGGGCGATCGATGACCAATCTTTTGGTCGAAGGTGGCGGTGGATTGCTGGGAAATCTGTTGCAGATCCACCAGATCGACGAAGTCCACGCTTTCATCGCACCCAAGCTTGCTGGTGGCCAGACAGCCATTTCACCGATTGGAGGTGCCGGATTCGACACGATGGACCAAGCGATTGAGCTCAAGTCGCCTCAAACCCAATTCGTGGGACCCGACCTTTACATCCACGGTCATCTGGCCGCTCCCAAGCCGAATCCCCTCGAAGACTGA